One Gossypium hirsutum isolate 1008001.06 chromosome A08, Gossypium_hirsutum_v2.1, whole genome shotgun sequence genomic window, atgcaagtcctcccttttgattacatgcactattaggtccttgtagattagcctatcacatttcaaaaatgtcacccataagtccttttgactaaattcacatgcaatttactaaatcgaagcctaaaactttcacaccttcataatcacatatttgagacaataaatatcacattcaaataatttagtgactcggtttagcggtcctgaaaccgctttccgactagggtcactttaggggtgtcacaagtaATGTATTCCGAGCTCTAAGATTTGACAGAACCGATGCCAGTAAGTTAAATAAGATTTCGACTTTGAATATCAGTGGTAAACATCGTTGCATAagtattatatgttttacatgttaaggttcgtgttatgtgcttatatttgaattgattttttttaagtgatttaatagcATCAAAGcacgaaatatatatatatgtgtgtgcgaatgaattcggtatttgaggataagacaataatataattggttaatgtaagtctccatatgaaagaatgtgattaaaggtattagtataatctatgtaaatagtgaaatatgtgcaagaagtcttgtgtatacatacatacatattcggccaaggggtttgTAACTAATGTACTGATGTATATTTGGtcaagtgaattacaattagaatacaagttttgtgatactcaatgttcaattttaatgATGAGCAttaatagtatgaattgcttaaaacttactaagcctcgaaagcttactttgtttcttatttctttgttttatagattgttgattttggctatcgactcggggatcgtcagcagttcttcatactatcgatctttttggtacagttatattttggactcgatatggcatgtacaggTTGGACTATTgacacaaaaaacaaaaaaatatgttttgaaattgtaattatCTTGGCCGTATGAAAATGGCACTTATGACTTATAAATCTGTATGTATTCAGTTCGATTTATACTTGTGTTGgtagattatgtgattgaaattaaatgtttagcttggTAATACTTCATAGCCTATACCGGCGATCGGACATGggctaagggtgttacaaatatgccattcaaagatACCCCATTTCATACCAAAACAAAATCAATTAAGAACAAATCTATAATTGTCACATatcaatcataaaacataagtaaaataGTTACCTAATGTCAACAATTATCAACCCATTTCAACATTCGAAACAAGCATACCAAAATGACCACTTTCATATAGCTTTTAACATGTACAAGCCAACtgtaccatatatacatataacaatTTACAAAAGTAACGAAAACACAACAAAAGTATAAATGACATTaaaccatatacatgccatttataaccatatccaaaacaactcaaaatctaccaaaatgcttgctggatagtgtgatagaactTTGACAAAGTTTCAATCGATCGAGCTTCCGACGATCTACAAAATAAAGGAAAACATCTTCAtaaacatttaatgcttagtaagttcgtaaaaggTAAATTTCAACTTACCGAACATCAATTAACAATCCATACAACATTGCATCATTTTACATTAAACTTTCCTAAGCACCATAATTCACATGGTTAGTAAATATCATGAAAACATAACATACGTGCATCATCTCATATACTAGGACATAAATTCCATACCTTTCTTTTTCATCACATAATAACtttacattcatcacatttcataAGTTCATATACATCTTACCTTTTCAATTGAACATTAGCAATAATAGGTTTTTATACAGGCCTTTCCTTCATCCTTTACTTACCTATAGTGTGCCTTTTCATGTAAtcataacattttctttttaataatgctcacacgagttgtgaaatgggcctgctcacacaagctgtggctcagaatgttagctacacgatactgctcacacgagctatggacaatccgcaacaaatgcagaacctcagccatcggtaggacattcaagaccagcacccgaaaccgtataactctaatgacatgtcatttgtatcctaagaattcttaaggttcaaacgggattatTTAACTGTCAATTATTCAAAACATCGTGATACTTTCGAGTCAAATcacatttaatataatataacagATAATCAAGTCAAACTATCATTAATAAGATTATAATTcaaacgaacttacctcaataactaAGGTCACAAAAGTAGAGTTGAAAACTAATCTAAAGCTTTTGCTTTTCCCCAGTTTAAGTTCGGTTATTGCGtatcttaatctaaataaataatttcattcaattaaatatttcagTAACTTCAGTTATTCAATTCAAGTCTATAATCCATattaatagaaaattataaaattacccctactattttaactttttcacaatttagttcttaagccTATAGCttgaaaattcaccattttgTACTAAAAAATATGCTAGCAAATTTTTCCCTATACTCATATCAATCCATATTTTTCCTCATTTTAcaaaatatacataaattttaccatttaaacaaattaatccctaaactttaaatcctttaaaaatcacctaacaaaacatgttcatttaacaatcaaaattaataatctatcaactaacatcaaaacatattcaaaCTCAACCATagcaagtccctcaacctttattaattttttcaagtTAATCCTGGGCTACATAATTTAAGTtaaaacgagctcaaaaacgtaaaaatcattgaaaaataatagaaaaaccaCTTACATATTGCACCAGCCGAACCTTCAGGTTCAAAAATGGTGCTTTCCTTCACAAATTGGGTGgtgaaacaaagaaagaagaagatggcCACCaacaaattttgtttttgttaatttaattgttaattacCATATTGCCCTTAAGTTATATCTTACATAACAACTAaatcatgtccatctttgtccaccaTAAATTCATGTGATATAATTACTACCTAAGTCCACTATCATACATTTCCAatgctatttaatcatttaacaaataaaattccACATTTGTATCTTTTTGCAACTTAATCTTTATCATCTAATTAACTAGCTAAAcctcaatttttttaatgaaaaattatcACGACCTTAATGTAACCttatagacattaaataaatatgaaaatatttactCACTTGTCAGAATTGTGGCTCCAAAACTACattttctgacactactgaaatcGTGCTGTTATAGTAAtggtttttaaaatataaaatttcaagttaTAGTCAAATGACAATGGCACTGAAAAGAGATGAAAGAACATTTTAATCAATGATaaggtaaaaaaataatattcattCATCATCATCACATACTGATTTagtttattatgtatattatactAAATCTATTTTAGAGTCACCCTTATTCACTTTCCTCTATCATCatctaatataaaaatttcactttatatttatattcttcaATCTCTCGAATTTTTAGTtctttatatcattttattttttattataaaaaccctATAAACTCCTTTTATTTTACCTTTGTACTATAACTAaactaaagtactaattagatcttttagtgtttaagtaaaaattgatctagcactcgcctcccttgggtacggttctaggagtactcacctactccgttgtaactatattacaactggacCCATTCGGCTACCACctcattaatatatattttattgcagtattcacactctggacgttagtatgTCCAGAGGCAGTCATTAATGCAGATACAGAAGATCCCTTTTCTTTTCCTGTGTCTTCTCCCCTACTATTGGGGTTCTCAAAATTGGGGGTACACTCATACTTCCACGCAGAGTCATTACTATTGACGTTCTCAAGTGCCACAATTATTTCCCACGTCGTTTTGGTCCAAATGCTTCCCCCATGACATCAAACTATACCCGACTATATTTGTCTAGGCCTATATAGAAATATTAAAGCTATATCGCACTCTCAACCCCATTTCCGATTAATTTCCGTAGTATTCTCTTGAATCTCTCCCAAGTCTTCCCTAGAGTCTGTGTATTCTCCTGCTTAAATTCGTATAACTTTTTATAAGTGGATAGCACTTCATTCATAGGAACATTCCGCTTCAAAAATAAAAGCTCTATTTTAAGCGACGATACTCTTTTTTCAActacaaattgaaaatatgattttAGCACAATTTATGCGAGCTCCTATGTGAGCTAAAGTTTTCAAAGAATGTTTTAAGAAAGGTTTTTCAAGCTGTGTGTCAACAAAGCTCCCCTGTGAGCTAAGGATAAGCTGTGTATCAGCGAAGCTCCCCACGTGAGCTTAAATAATGAAGTTGTGTATCAACGAAGCTCTCCATGCGAGCTTAAGTACTaatttgcttgagaataagctaaTTAAGTATACCAAGAAAGCCTAATTTGTCATATCAAATTATGGCAAATCAATGACATCAAACATCTAAATGTTGAACCTTATTGCTACCATCTCTGAACGGGTTGAATGTAAAAAACGAACCAATCTCTGATACCAGTTTGTTAGAGATAAACTTGTGTAAGcaacaaataagaaaaataacgaagaaattgaaaagatcaaacacccaaattttacgtggaaaaacccattcgaaaagaataaaaaaccacagataaagataatttcactaaatcGACAAAAACAAAGAGgacaaagatggagataaaagtAAACCTTGAAACCCCATaataaaaaccctcaaaacttaaACAGAAAATTCCCTGAAAGCTTGTAGAAACTAATACTTAAATGTGTTATGGGTTAATCTTTCTAGGGTAGAAaatggcctatttataggctaaattcgtaggtaaaataatcttaaaataacctacactaatcagaGTTCGATTGGGACAAATAATCATAATTTGactggaaaaggaaaaataagaaaattgcatGACACGTTGCCACGTCCCCTATCGTGACGCCGCGACGTCGTTTGTGCTTCTACCCTGTTTCGTCGTTGCGTTGTCGTGATGTTACATAGCTCCTTGTCACGACATCGCTCTCTATTTATGTCTTAATTTGACCGAAATGTGAAGCATACTCcgcaatttttgaaatttaatatttaagatataGATTTACATTAAATTTCAAGATAaagttatgtttttacttttattcaaactCATAATAAGCATTTcggtaataaaaatataaatatgtatattcaTATGCAATGCATGTgatctaaaaaattaattattagaaaAACCACGTTGGATATGAATTAGATAATCATTTATCATATGTTGGGTTTAATTTACACGTTAACttaataatatcaaataaataaatgacaTGTATTATGGTATAATTAATTATAGATTTTGTTTAAAgtttatttattgcttaaaaataaaaagaaaagaaaaatatcaaatagtttaattaacttgtaaaaatcatatttaaaatctCACATCAATATATTGATCGGTTGTAGCTTAAGTTAACGAGTAAATCAAGCAATATTAAAAGTTTGTGGTACATTAAGACATGGCAAAAATAGTACAAATACCCAagtcaacattttattttttgtataggCACATTGAATGAAATTTGAGGGGCAACCGTGACATTAACCCTACTAAGAGCAGCCCACTAAAATCAGAACCACTTTAAATAGCTCTGTAAATCTTCAAGCAATGGGCTTCAATGGGCTCTTTGATAATAACAAGACGATAAATTCCTTCATAAACCACCAACGATGCTTTAAATCCATTCCATCACTGTCACCTCAGCTGATCCTTGTTCTTGACCTGCCATTACTCAAAGGTAATCCAATCACCAAATAatccttctctttttttctctcttaatCCTCCaaataagttatttcataaagctctgttgtttcttcttcttcttcttcttcttcttcttcttcttcttcttcttctttcattttgatgcattttttttattatctattttgtGTACAGATTTCTTAGTGATTCAATCCGTCGATCAAATTAGGGGGAAAAATGGGAGGGGGAGAGCATGGGCATGGAGTTCAGGATTTCAGGGCGAAGGTGTGGAGCATGTCGGGGGGTCCGTACTGCCGGCCCAAGCACTGGCGTCGCAACACTGCCATTGCCATGTTCGGCGTTTTCCTCATTTGCATCCCCATTGCCATGAAATCAGCCGAGCTCGAGGTTCATAAATCcccctcttttctctcttttttttaatttttttattaccgTTTCTGATTTCTGCTAAGAAATAGAACCTATATTAGCCCTAACTAATTGAAT contains:
- the LOC107934298 gene encoding uncharacterized protein, whose product is MGGGEHGHGVQDFRAKVWSMSGGPYCRPKHWRRNTAIAMFGVFLICIPIAMKSAELEQRPHQPVRPIPSQLWCKNFGNKDY